From Polynucleobacter difficilis, a single genomic window includes:
- a CDS encoding squalene/phytoene synthase family protein, with amino-acid sequence MSKVHPQSIADMAYQQSILGAVSRTFALTIPLLPKALETVIGNTYLLCRIIDTIEDAPTLSIEAKQELSSLFLDAVLGKQSVDAFVSPCLRALEGHCNADERDLIANTPTVLRIFHGFNTNEQAAISRCVEIMSNGMLRFHDKQTLAGLRDLPEFEEYCYVVAGVVGEMLTSVFAMHSPAFARAIAGKEYLAIGFGQALQMTNILKDSPEDSARGVSWKPQGYSQLALLAIADQKLAEAMDYIRLIPADEVGIRRFCFLALGLAVLTLSKIADRSHFSRGNDVKLPRRTVWLFYYFTLIAARSDYVMQQFCTIAGRPIKRALRD; translated from the coding sequence ATGAGCAAGGTGCATCCGCAATCCATAGCCGACATGGCATATCAGCAGTCCATTTTGGGGGCGGTTTCCAGAACCTTTGCCCTCACCATCCCTTTGTTGCCCAAGGCGCTCGAAACCGTCATTGGGAACACCTATTTACTGTGCCGCATTATCGATACGATCGAAGATGCGCCTACTCTGAGCATCGAAGCGAAGCAGGAGTTATCTTCCTTGTTTCTGGATGCTGTTTTAGGTAAGCAATCGGTTGATGCATTTGTGAGCCCTTGCTTGCGTGCACTAGAAGGCCACTGCAATGCGGACGAGCGCGATTTGATTGCCAATACCCCAACGGTACTGCGCATTTTTCATGGCTTTAATACAAACGAGCAAGCCGCGATTAGCCGCTGTGTTGAAATTATGTCGAACGGCATGCTGCGCTTTCATGACAAGCAAACCTTGGCAGGCTTACGCGACCTACCTGAATTTGAAGAGTACTGTTATGTGGTGGCAGGCGTCGTTGGTGAAATGCTCACCAGCGTCTTTGCCATGCACTCGCCGGCCTTTGCTCGTGCCATTGCTGGTAAAGAATATCTGGCGATTGGCTTTGGTCAAGCCTTGCAGATGACCAATATTTTGAAAGACTCTCCCGAAGACAGCGCACGCGGCGTTTCCTGGAAACCCCAAGGCTATAGCCAACTTGCCTTGCTGGCGATTGCTGACCAGAAGTTAGCAGAAGCAATGGACTACATACGCCTGATTCCGGCAGATGAAGTGGGTATTCGGCGCTTTTGTTTTTTAGCCCTTGGGTTGGCCGTACTCACGCTCAGTAAGATTGCCGATCGAAGCCATTTTTCTCGGGGGAATGACGTCAAACTGCCTCGCAGAACAGTATGGCTTTTTTATTACTTCACATTGATTGCTGCACGTTCCGATTATGTGATGCAGCAATTTTGTACGATTGCAGGAAGACCAATCAAGCGCGCGCTTCGTGATTGA